Proteins encoded by one window of Lycium barbarum isolate Lr01 chromosome 11, ASM1917538v2, whole genome shotgun sequence:
- the LOC132618441 gene encoding uncharacterized protein LOC132618441, with the protein MAEEICFFTKDAIIIKPPKKSPALLMMIVVVFAMVCGVYICSACIKQTNSERTRKLLNIEVVERTRHEYDTDRSQIPYLHYPKPKTFSRAECACNPVRLFAILSTQRSGSGWFETLLNSHINISSNGEIFSVKERRENASSILRTLDMVYNLDLFTSASKNHCSAAVGFKWMLNQGLIQHHKEIAEYFNSKGVSVIFLFRRNLLCRMVSVLANSYDCYARLLNGTHKSHVHSPEEASALATYKPEINTTLLITDLKRMEVATQESLEYFNGTRNILLYYEDLIKNHTKLGDVIEFLRLPQMNLTSRQVKIHSGPLREHIKNWDDVNKTLRGTAYESFLRSDY; encoded by the exons ATGGCTGAAGAAATATGCTTTTTTACCAAG GATGCTATCATCATAAAACCTCCCAAGAAATCTCCAGCATTGTTAATGATGATAGTTGTAGTGTTTGCAATGGTGTGTGGTGTTTATATCTGTTCAGCCTGTATCAAACAAACTAACAGTGAGAGAACAAGAAAACTCTTGAATAttgaagttgtagaaaggacTCGTCATGAATATGATACCGACCGATCCCAAATTCCGTACTTGCATTATCCTAAACCGAAAACCTTTAGCAG GGCTGAATGTGCGTGTAATCCTGTACGGCTGTTTGCCATTCTGTCAACGCAGAGGTCGGGGAGTGGATGGTTTGAGACACTATTAAATAGTCATATTAATATAAGCTCCAATGGCGAAATTTTCTCTGTCAAAGAGCGGAGAGAAAATGCTTCCTCCATCCTGAGGACATTGGACATGGTTTACAATTTGGATTTGTTCACCAGTGCTTCCAAGAATCACTGTTCAGCTGCGGTTGGCTTCAAGTGGATGCTTAATCAG GGGCTGATACAACACCATAAGGAAATCGCTGAGTACTTCAACAGCAAAGGCGTTTCTGTGATATTTCTTTTTAGAAGGAATCTGCTGTGCCGTATGGTTTCAGTGCTCGCAAATTCCTACGATTGTTATGCCAGACTCTTGAATGGAACACACAAGTCTCATGTGCACTCACCTGAGGAG GCTTCTGCCCTTGCGACTTATAAACCAGAAATCAATACAACATTATTAATCACAGATTTGAAGAGAATGGAGGTGGCAACCCAGGAGTCATTGGAGTACTTCAATGGTACTCGGAACATATTGTTGTATTATGAAGATCTTATCAAAAACCACACT AAATTGGGAGATGTTATAGAGTTTTTAAGATTACCACAAATGAATTTAACTAGCCGCCAAGTTAAGATACATAGCGGGCCACTGAGGGAGCATATCAAGAACTGGGATGATGTGAACAAGACATTAAGAGGAACAGCTTACGAGAGTTTCCTCCGATCTGACTATTAA